The following are encoded in a window of Gossypium hirsutum isolate 1008001.06 unplaced genomic scaffold, Gossypium_hirsutum_v2.1 scaffold_478, whole genome shotgun sequence genomic DNA:
- the LOC121226830 gene encoding tropomyosin-1, isoforms 9A/A/B-like produces MRNETLEKSLSESRNEKRELRARVAKLERSLYQYRNRNSARELRASLSKIEEMKRRIEELEMTLQNCESRIEFLEVSEERQNEKLHYFQNQVRNRDYIMEEAMVQIREVADYLQNLVVQADTLSVKYELESNRRQEQDSLLRKIKILSIRAKPYLYPVLCNE; encoded by the coding sequence ATGCGAAATGAGACCCTAGAGAAAAGTTTGTCAGAAAGTCGAAATGAAAAAAGGGAATTGAGGGCCAGAGTGGCTAAACTGGAAAGATCTCTTTATCAATACCGAAATCGTAATTCCGCAAGGGAGTTGAGAGCGAGCTTAAGCAAGATTGAAGAGATGAAAAGAAGAATAGAAGAATTAGAGATGACACTACAAAACTGTGAAAGCAGGATTGAGTTCCTTGAAGTAAGCGAAGAACGTCAGAATGAAAAGCTTCACTATTTTCAGAACCAAGTTAGAAACAGGGATTACATTATGGAAGAAGCCATGGTTCAGATTCGAGAGGTAGCTGATTACTTGCAAAATTTGGTAGTACAGGCCGACACGCTGAGTGTGAAGTACGAACTTGAATCAAATCGGCGGCAAGAACAAGATTCACTACTTAGGAAGATTAAAATTTTGAGCATTAGGGCAAAGCCTTATTTGTATCCAGTTTTATGTAATGaa